The proteins below are encoded in one region of Tessaracoccus aquimaris:
- the pgi gene encoding glucose-6-phosphate isomerase — protein sequence MKTPVDPTTTEAWSDLQTLKNALVPDLRGWFEADPHRAEELTFDVADLHVDLSKNLINEDIIAALLRLADQVGLAERREAMFSGERINVTENRSVLHTALRLPADATLVVDGQDVVADVHAVQDKMFAFADKVRSGEWKGVTGKPISTVVNIGIGGSDLGPVMVYEALIPYKQDGLTCRFVSNIDPSDVTEKVADLDPTTTLFIVASKTFTTLETLTNARMAREWLLAKLVETGAIEDTDEARKDAIAKHFVAVSTALDKVADFGIDPVNAFGFWDWVGGRYSVDSAVGLPVAIAIGPDGFRDFLAGFHAVDTHFRTQDPESNVPLLMGLLNIWYVNFFHAHSHAVLPYAQYLHRFPAYLQQLTMESNGKSVRWDGSPVTTDTGEIFWGEPGTNGQHAFYQLIHQGTRLIPADFIAVANPAHPVKDGDTDVHGLFLANFFAQTAALAFGKTIEEVRAEGTDEAIVTARVFPGNRPTTSIMAQALTPSVVGQLIALYEHITFVQGIVWGIDSFDQWGVELGKKLALEIAPAVFGDAEALAKQDPSTQSLVSWYLETRG from the coding sequence ATGAAGACACCGGTTGATCCCACGACCACCGAAGCGTGGTCGGACCTGCAGACCCTCAAGAATGCGCTCGTCCCCGACCTGCGCGGCTGGTTCGAGGCCGACCCGCACAGGGCAGAGGAACTGACCTTCGACGTCGCGGACCTGCACGTCGACCTGTCGAAGAACCTCATCAACGAGGACATCATCGCCGCGCTGCTCCGACTCGCGGACCAGGTCGGGCTCGCTGAGCGCCGCGAGGCGATGTTCTCCGGCGAGCGGATCAACGTCACCGAGAACCGCTCGGTGCTGCACACCGCGCTGCGCCTCCCCGCAGACGCGACCCTCGTGGTCGACGGCCAGGACGTGGTCGCCGACGTGCACGCCGTGCAGGACAAGATGTTCGCCTTCGCGGACAAGGTCCGCTCCGGCGAGTGGAAGGGCGTCACAGGAAAGCCGATCTCCACCGTCGTTAACATCGGCATCGGCGGCTCCGACCTCGGCCCAGTGATGGTCTACGAGGCGCTGATCCCCTACAAGCAGGACGGTCTCACCTGCCGCTTCGTCTCCAACATCGACCCGAGCGACGTGACGGAGAAGGTCGCCGACCTCGACCCGACCACCACGCTGTTCATCGTCGCGTCCAAGACCTTCACGACGCTCGAGACGCTCACCAACGCCCGGATGGCCCGCGAGTGGCTGCTCGCCAAGCTCGTCGAGACCGGGGCGATCGAGGACACCGACGAGGCCCGCAAGGACGCCATCGCGAAGCACTTCGTCGCCGTCTCCACCGCGCTCGACAAGGTCGCCGACTTCGGCATCGACCCCGTCAACGCCTTCGGCTTCTGGGACTGGGTCGGCGGCCGCTACTCGGTCGACTCGGCGGTCGGGCTGCCCGTCGCCATCGCCATCGGCCCTGACGGCTTCCGTGACTTCCTCGCCGGCTTCCACGCCGTCGACACGCACTTCCGCACGCAGGACCCCGAGAGCAACGTCCCGCTGCTGATGGGCCTGCTCAACATCTGGTACGTGAACTTCTTCCACGCGCACAGCCATGCGGTGCTGCCCTACGCGCAGTACCTGCACCGTTTCCCGGCCTACCTGCAGCAACTCACCATGGAGTCCAACGGCAAGTCGGTGCGATGGGACGGCAGCCCCGTCACCACCGACACCGGCGAGATCTTCTGGGGCGAGCCTGGCACCAACGGCCAGCACGCCTTCTACCAGTTGATCCACCAGGGCACCCGCCTGATCCCGGCCGACTTCATCGCCGTCGCGAACCCGGCGCACCCCGTCAAGGACGGCGACACCGACGTCCACGGGCTGTTCCTTGCGAACTTCTTCGCCCAGACCGCCGCGCTCGCGTTCGGCAAGACCATCGAGGAGGTCCGCGCCGAGGGCACCGACGAGGCCATCGTCACGGCCCGCGTCTTCCCGGGCAACCGGCCCACCACGTCGATCATGGCGCAGGCGCTCACGCCGTCGGTGGTCGGCCAGCTCATCGCGCTCTACGAGCACATCACCTTCGTGCAGGGCATCGTCTGGGGCATCGACTCGTTCGACCAGTGGGGTGTCGAGCTCGGCAAGAAGCTTGCGCTCGAGATCGCACCAGCCGTGTTCGGCGACGCGGAGGCGCTCGCCAAGCAGGATCCTTCGACCCAGTCGCTCGTGAGCTGGTACCTCGAGACGCGTGGCTGA
- a CDS encoding SanA/YdcF family protein translates to MADRRKRRLPRWLRITGIVALIGVVPVIASAIHLAVLSAGRTHQVDDVPERPVGMVLGAKADPGRPSAFLAARLNLAVDLFERGKIRAILVTGDGLPRSNDEPGVMRDYLEARGIPADRIVEDPAGFDTYDSCVRARDVFGVTEMTILTQDYHVGRAIAICEAVGIDAVGVGDTTMRTRFPQYWVKGVSREWAANLKAEWDILTRRQPQQDPFDPSLLEAAGLR, encoded by the coding sequence GTGGCTGACCGGCGGAAGCGCCGCCTTCCGCGCTGGCTGCGGATCACCGGGATCGTCGCGCTTATCGGCGTGGTCCCGGTGATCGCGTCGGCGATCCACCTCGCGGTGCTGTCGGCCGGTCGCACCCATCAGGTCGACGACGTGCCCGAACGGCCCGTCGGGATGGTGCTCGGCGCCAAGGCTGACCCGGGCCGCCCGTCTGCCTTCCTCGCCGCGCGGCTGAACCTCGCCGTCGACCTGTTCGAGCGCGGGAAGATCCGTGCGATCCTCGTGACCGGCGACGGGCTGCCCCGCTCCAACGACGAGCCGGGCGTGATGCGCGACTACCTGGAGGCCCGCGGCATCCCCGCGGACAGGATCGTCGAGGACCCTGCGGGGTTCGACACCTACGACTCGTGCGTGCGGGCGCGCGACGTGTTCGGCGTCACGGAGATGACGATCCTGACGCAGGACTACCACGTCGGCCGGGCGATCGCGATCTGCGAGGCGGTCGGCATCGACGCGGTCGGCGTCGGGGACACGACCATGCGGACCCGCTTCCCGCAGTACTGGGTGAAGGGCGTCAGCCGCGAATGGGCGGCGAACCTGAAGGCCGAGTGGGACATCCTCACACGCCGCCAACCGCAGCAGGACCCGTTCGACCCGAGCCTTCTGGAGGCCGCTGGCCTCCGCTGA